Genomic DNA from Enoplosus armatus isolate fEnoArm2 chromosome 7, fEnoArm2.hap1, whole genome shotgun sequence:
AAAAGCTCCAACAGTGTCTTACTGGCAAGTAAATACTAATTAACCCTTTAATACATTCTATAGGCCGTTCATCAGCGCTTTGGGTCAGCAATAGGAACAAAGAGTATTAAATAACATTCCAGGGAGGCAGTTTCCAGTGATTGCTGAAGATTGGGCCTCCTTTATAAATCACTTAATcacacataaatcacaaaacTTATTATGGATCTTGTGATGGGGCTTGTTTCCTAACTGTCCTGTCCATAGCTGGCTTGCCAAACATTCAACTCATGAATTCTGTAACCCAACACAGTGAAGTTACAAAAGCATCTTATTTTGTTAATTCCTTACTTCCACAACATGTGCAATATGACCAGTTATGTTTATAGAAATTGCTGtttgacgcacacacacacacacacacacacacacacacacacagggctaaAGTGGTACCCTTCAGGCACATTagacagagggagggtggggcGCCAGTAAAGATTTCTTAATGGGCTCTGCCGTCCTCCCCTCCATCTGCCTTGATGATGAACACAGCTAGTCCACATTGGCCTGATGCGCATCAAAGCCTGCACcgctttatttttctttatttaccaACCAACCATTACTTTGAATAGGCCTACTTTGCCACAGGAGCTGGATATCTACAGAGTGAGGATGAACACTTGGACTTTATGGTCAGCAGTTTGGGAGATGGAAATGATGGGAACAAATAAGTAACATTCAGTGAGCTTTTTCTTGTCATAATAGGATTTCTGTAACTGTGGAGTAATTTGTTTGGATGCCTGGTCAGTGTGAGAGTGCATGGGGAGAGCACTCTATGGGACTGTTTGTTCGTGAGTGACTCTAACCAGCCGGTCACAGCCCACACAGTAACCTCAGACACAGTTACGGTCCTGGAGGAGGATGCCTTCCCTGCACCACGGAGCAATCCTCATCGGAGCCTTCCTCATTGTGACCGGGGGCTCCACAGCCTTCCTGTCCTCGTCCCAGAGCCGCCTGCAggctttctccctctgctgcgTGGTGCTGGGGGTGGTCATGCTCATCCTGGGGCTATTCTGGGCTATGAACAGCAAAAGTGCCACAAACTACAACCAAAGGGAGTTCGACCCAGAGTGCCCACATTATCCGTACGACTACCCCAACTTCGGCAGCCATGCCCTCTTCACACCGCCAGGGAGCCGCTTCCCAGAGTCTCAGTCAGCGTTTCTGCCCAGGTGggtgaaagaaaaataactagATTTATTAGCCCACTGTTTTGTAGGTCTACAGTGCAATCTGTATTTTATCCTGAAGCCAGAAAATATGACTCCAGCTACTGATTTAAGTGTATTACATGGATTTtctaagaataaataaaaaccactTTAGTTAACCAGAGGAATACATTTTATGAAGGACCCTAAACACTTACTGTCCACTTTGCCATGTTATCTAATTCATTCCCCCTGTTGCAGCTCTATATTTGATGACATCATAGGTTCAGTTATCAGTTTTCAGGGTCCTTCAGAGATAGAGCTGTTCATAATTGTACTAGAGGCCTGCACACAGACCCCAACAGCTGAGAGATGCCTTCTTTGACGTTatttctgattcattttgtcctaATATACATATGAACCTTCAAACTTGAAGAAAACAATGCCCACTTGCCTTTTGCAGGCCGTGCTCAGCTCTGGATGACAGTCCTTGATTGATGGTATCCTGTTTAACACTGCACACAGGCAAGATGGACAGTCATCTAAATATAATCATTACAAaataggaaattaaaaaaatagacttttaggaaatacacttgTGCTTTCTTGacgaaagttagatgagaaaattcataccactctcatgtctgtatgctaaatgtgaagctattgccagcaaccagttagcttagcttagcataaagactggaaaaagcTAGCTAGGctcaaaaatgtgtcaaaatgacaATTTACGGGGTTGGGATGGGGAACTTCCTAGAGTCTCtgttggttgcctggcaacggGTCATGCCCAAGAAAACcccatttttacatttttgtttttgcacagatttaacaaacaacatataatgTTTTAATCAGTTCGCTTTAGAGTtgaattttgttacctttggacagagccaagctaactgtttcccattgtttccagtatttatgctaagctaagctaatgatcagctggctgtagcttcatatttggcccacagagtggtattgatcttctcatctaactctccaccagaaagcgaataaacatatttccaaaatgttgaagtattcctttaattaaGCAGGATTCAGGAGATGGTGCTGTTGTAattcaaaggttttatttgaACCAAAGCAGCTGATTAGCTCCTGCTGTTTGGTTAGAGGTGTGCTAGTTAGTGAAACAAACTAGTGAGATATTTGTAAAGAAACCCTGCGTATACATGGCTCATGGTTACAGACCACAGCTGTACTTCAAAAGCTTTTTATCATCCAGCACACCAAACATGTCCATTATACCTTTGTGAAACTCAATTCCTGTATTTGgcaggaaacacaaactgacagaaCCTGACCCCATCTGCTATCCAGCATCTGATCTCTACAACCGCCGACACCTCAGaactatactgtacatatcaaTTTGTGTTTGGTCTGGCCTCATCAAGGGTTTCCACATGATTGTTTTCACATGATTTCTCACTGCCACTGTTTTCCCGAGTGCAGGACAATGGAGCGCCACAGGCAAGGTGCTCGTGGTGAGGAATTCGACTACCCTCCCATGGACCCTGGTGGTTTTAGTCCATCGCCTCACCCTCCTCCGTGGCAGGAACCCCCGCCTCCCTATGAGGTCGCCATCAAAACCACATGCAGCTCTACACACCTGCGGCGTGCATACTCAGACACTCACCTGGCAACAGAGCCCCTGTTTGGACAGTCAAGAGAGATCAGCTTTGAGGTGTGACGCTGGACCGTGCGGACGCTCCGTAACAGCAACAAACTTTATCAAATACTTGAAGCATGCTTCTTTCTGATGTTGACCAGCGGGTCCTAGCATGTTTCCCCTATGTTTTCTGTAACTACAATGCAGGTGTAAATGCGTATCTAAATATATGGTGAAATTAAAGGTAGTTCACACTGAATTCAGCCTTATGAGACCAAAGTAAAGCACACAAGTAAAGTGCGGCCACTACGATCCACCGTCACTGTGTCTTGATGAACATTACACGTGTAATAAACTCTCCTGAAGAACATTCTTCCGTCACCTACAAGTACTCCGTTGGGTTGAGGTTAGGCTGGTATTCtagacaggaagttaaaggaCTAGTCTGACACTTTGTGGAAATTTGCTTTTGTGCTTTCTTACTTAAAAGAGAAGATTTTTTCCACTCTCATGTCCAttcgttaaatatgaagctacatcaAGGGGACATCAGCTCATCTGTACACAAATCgaaatgcaaaaacaacttGTGATTTTAAgatacatttaaacaaacagttgCAATGCTCACTGACTCACAGCTGCAGATGTTAtacataaaagaacaaaaataaatgtatgaccTTACCAGTGTCTATCCTTTAATCGTTAACGGGTCTGAATTGCATTATTAGTAATATGAACAGCTTATTTGCTTGGCAAGATAGATTGCTTTTTCCAGAAAGCAGAATAAATTTCTTTACAGGCAGTCAATTAGCTCGTGTCACTTGGACACAATCGCCTCTATATGGTGGAAATGCTGTTTAAATATCCTTCAGATTTGCCCCCCAAAGCGTCTGCTCTCAGGATACTGTTACATTTAGTGACCTCTGTCGATTCTTTAATCTTATTTTGACCTACATGGTGTTTGGAATGAGAGTTAATGGTGGTCTGGTCTCAAATGACCTTTATTAACTGTATTTCATTCCaatcaaaatacagaaaaaacacaaataaatgcagatTTTCTAGTGCAGTTACTGAAGTCCTTTGCAAAGCCTTTACACTACTGATACAAACCTGGCGGTCCTACCTTTGGTAATGGCAGACTTTCACTGGGAACAGGGCAGTTTAAGGGCAtcggttgccatggtaacagagGCACACAGGAAATCCAggatttcctttcatttcagctCAACTAATCTGGACAACTGTATAATTCTCCTTTCTGGGATTCCCCTGGTGATGCCAGGAGacagttttctttgttgtctcGTCTATCAAACGGTGCAGTGATCCTTTGTTCTCTGGGAATGTCAGAAACGTCATCCTGAACAGATGTTTTCCCCATCATGAATAATATGCTTCATCACAGGATAGATATGGCAATTGACTTAAACTTGACTAACCTAGCGCCCAGCCCTGTAAACATCTTTTAGTTTGTGTGCCACACATGTACTCGTCAGCTTGTTGAAAGCAGGGGAACAATGACTCATCTGACCATATGAGTTTTTCCAGCACTCACTAGACCACTGCAGATCTCTGGCAACACTGCCCGAGCTGTAAATATCACAACCTGACCTATTGTAATCATAAAATCCCTCTATTTTAAAGGATCATATCAgtggttttgcatattttagtaaaataaaagcaacaaaccgagcacacttacagtacattattttcatgttgtcCTTCCTTCCAGACATATGATGTCTATGATATCCATATATTTCAATAAGTCAACTTGCAGAGACCTTAAACTTGTTCGGACATTCATCACAGTAAAATCCTTAATTGTCTCTCAGGTGCTGGTGGGAATCTCCAACATTCAAGATTTGAGAAGTGGTCGCCCAAAATGTATTCATCCTTTTACCAACCAGTACCAATACCAATATACACCGATGGGgtgagagaaagcagaaaaagcagaaaaatcgCTTTGACATAAACATTcgccaaatgaatgtaaaatataacaaatcTTTGTTAATcacaaataattaaatacatttaggTGATGTGATAATGGCTATGATGGTTTACCCAACCATGCcataatgaaattaataaacttgtaaattatgtaaaagatgcaaaaacatcagaataATTTGACAAATTGGTCTTGATAAACTGCCATGCATTCAactgtgtttcatttattttttcgcagttacaaaatatttgcaaatgaaaaaaaaaaaagaatataaggAGGTGTGCTATATATATGTGTTGTTGTCAGCCCTCACACGAGTGTTACTGAATTATTTGTGCTGAGAGGAGGAGTCCTACAGCCTTCATGACCTCTAAATTAAGATGCTGCACTGAACTGATGACCACAAATACACTGTCGTGATCTTTGACAGCACAAGGACGACTTGACTTGGCTCGGatggacccacacacacacacaaacacacccaccacTGCAACAGGAGACCTGATATGAATCACAAGATTACAGAAGACCCACCAcgttgtgtttcttttacacCTCTGAATATGCATGCCTCTGTGACTGATGTGCTTTACTCTTGGAAAAGGCAACTCAAGGGAGAATCTTGCaccatgtttttaatgtgtgtgtattgaacTTTATTTAATAAATGAGTGATTAAGGACACAATATCAGACTCATTATCCAGCCAGGATCATTGGAAACCTGTGCCAGGTGAATATCAAGTCTTCATCTTCACACTTTTACGCTACATGTGATCTGAGGATTCAGTGTGTTACGGTGTAATTACTGAAAATGAAACGCAAAATGGGATGAATTTTGGGGGAAATGTGGATAAAATGACACTTCAGAACATTTCACTCCGGGGTATGGAGGCAGACACTgtgtcttgggtttgaatatgTCACTCAGCATCATGTAGCTTCATCCTTCAGGTGGGTGTGGCAACACGCAGAGAGCATATGATTAATATTATTTAACTATCAGAGGATATCAGATTGGAAAAGAGAGGAGTAGAAGCAGTAGCGGCTTAAGGGGAAACTTAAAAAGTTAAGAGCAACTGAGGGCTTCAAGATAAAGGCGCATTAAATCCATTTTTCCAATATTTGACGCATCTACTGTCAGAAATAGAGAGATCAGCAGCCAGATGAAGGCTCATGGCTGACTCGTGATGAATACTTCATCTTATACCCCTCCACCCCCAGCAGAGCTCCACCTCTGCCGAAAAACGAGCAGAGTTTATCGCTTCATATGTGACTGGGACTGAAATGATCTCCTTGTGCAAACAGCTTGCCCAAACAGAGGCAAAGTGACAATGTTCAGACCGTGCGCCCGCCCTGCCCTCCATTCCTCGTCACTGAAAAGCCTTcctcataaaaaaacacaagacttcctcacacagctctgctgctgctgctgctgtggccagATGAAAACGAAACAGTGCCCGGCCCACCAGCGACATCAACTCATATCCTACAGCTTGTAATCactccaacaaaaaaaaaaaaaacccggaTATGGTTCTTCTGCGGGGAGAAAAGACGAAGcggcagagaagcagagaatgagagaggcGCGGCGGGGTCGCAGGATACACGGACTGAAGCGGAGGGACTGCTTTTAGCCGGAGTTTTCCAGGGCTCGGGGGGTGGGGGACGCCATACGGGCATCATGAGCGGAGCGAAAgttgatgaagaggagaaaagagatggTTAAGATTTCAGCCCACGCATCTGCTGAGCAGCTCTTCGCCGCGACTTCCTATCAGGTACAGAGAGGATCGATGTTCATGGCAACCCGCACAGACGCACGCAGAGATGATTTACATGTTGCATGTATCCGTGTTATTTCCCCTGAAGTcagtttccttttgtttttgtcctcttcctctatctGTCAgtcactcccacacacacacacacactcacacacacacacacacactcctagtTGCAGTGGATGCTGTGTATCTGagccctctcatctctctgctgcagaccggctgctgctgaagaagtGGAGCTGCACCCGTAGCTGGAAGAAGTCATTTTCCTAGAAGGCAAGGGGCTCCGGAGATGCCGCTCCCCCAGGGCATGCTGCTCTGCCTGGGCATACTGCTGATGATTGCTGGGGGGGTCATGGCCCTGTGCGTGGGCCTGCCCCACCACTCAGCCCCGCTGTTTGGAGTCGGGCTGTTCCTGGGCCTGGGGGGTGTGGGCCTGCTGGTCTGTGGACTCTGCATGGCCATGAAGAATCTCCAGGTGGCAGTGCCCGGACACTTCCTCCTGCACCCCCGCACAGGCACGCGCTTCAGCCCACAGCAGGCCCTGGCTATACAAAggtacacatgcacagaggaaCATGCAAAAGCCTTGAAGAAGTGGGGGCCACAGTGCTTTAGATGCGGATTTTTAGTTTTTgggtttattcattttctcaaaaAATGTTTGGGACAGCATggagcagtggttctcaaccaGGAGTCGCGACCTCTCATTGGGGTCAGCAGGATAGGGAATGGGATAAGAGCgagtttttgcttttttctcatGTAATACTGTTTTTTCATATCTTCAGGCCTGTAACACATATTCCAACAGGCATATGCAACATGTGACAAAGCACTTCAGGGCTCACAAGCCAACAAGatcaagagtctacagccacgctagcagctccGTGAGGTTGTAGGCACAGTGATGcgttgagctaaatgctaatttagcatgttcacaatgacagtgctaacatgcagatgttcagcaggtatgtttatccagcagcaggaagtgacgtcagtgttgccagatctcacgagagtgtgttgctgagacagagactGGTCTCAAACAAAGTTAattttctcctgatttgtccgtctgaaaaatggcattttagTGTCAAAATGTTCAGAAGATAGGTGGCTTGTGTAAAattggtccaatatttacttctgTGTCTACGAGACGGAAGAATCGGTCATAATCTGTgctcacgttcacttctcccattggagtgaataGACTCAGGACCTGTAAAGGGGCGGGGCAGTGGCGAAACCCATGTGACACCGATACAGGAAATGACTCTGAGTTGAGGTGTCTCCTTTCTAAACTGTCTCTGGTACAactaaggctgatgggaatgtcactaTATAgtcttgcaggtatttggtaGATAGACTAGATATACAATTAAGGGATCACAAAAGATATTAGCCTAcatttcatcctgagggggacacgaatgtgtgtaccaaatttcatgccaatccatcctCAAGTTGTCGAGATATTCTGTGCAAAACCACAAGTCAACCTTATGGAGGTGCTAGacaaaaagtcaggggatcaccaaaatcagagggagtcatcctctgggaaccaagaatgtctgtaccaaatttcatggcaatctgtccAAAGGTTGTTGATATATGGGGTGAAACCACTGATTGCCATTCCTAGACCGCTAGCATGActaaaaagtttgggaaccccAGGCGCAGGAGGACAACAGACTTAGAAAACCATCTGACTCTCTATATAAACCGAACCTGCTTAACCTTAAACGTTGGAAGCGAAGAACTTTTCAGGCTTCCCTTGTGTTGTTCAACAGgcataaacacatacagacaaatgcCAGAGCACACCATGCAGGGAGATGAGCTGACAAAAGGTCTTGTTGTTGAACAGATCCCTTGAACAGTTTGGCAAAGAGCAGTGAAGCGCATGAGGAACTTGAAAACACTCGACTTGTGACACTGAGAATTGGAAGGCAACAGATTTTCTGATTATGGACTGATTATAGAAGTAGGTcatggagaaaacacacacacacacacacacacacatgcatgtggcAAACAGACTCCTCCTGGCATTGTCTGAGGTAATCTACGATAGCCTGCAAATTTAAACAAGACGTGCTCTGCTCATTGTCCAGCACTGAGGAAGAGAGACGCCAGGAGCACCGTTTCCATCATCAAGGGTTTTTCTACCTCCAGACGCTGACAAAACTCAGACGGAGCAGTATTTCTAAACCTGAACTATCTTTTAAATGTGAGATACAGACTGTGTACAgttacagtgtttgtttgagggATTTgagaataatgaaataaagtcaTCACAGGGGAATAATatgcaaacaataaaatgcatttccTGAAGGAAATGTGGTGTGAATGCTGGGACCTGAAATGCATAACTGGAAAAGCTGTGTTAGTTaaggagcagctgaaggagtATGAACTGTGGGAAGAGTACGAGTTGACTATCAGTTCAAGTGTAAGCCGTGAAAGGAGTTGAGGTGTAAGTTAAGGTGTTACGTGAAATATAACGACTGAAAGGTGTTGAAGTGTAAGCACTGAAAAAAGAGTTTAATACACGTCCCATtccctctcttactctctctctctctctctcgtcagGAGGTTGGACCGAATTCGCCGGGAGATGTCAGAGGACTCTGTCAGTGGGAGACCGGAGCCTGAACCCTCCCTCCCATCCACCCCACCACCCTGGACTATGGAGCCACCTCCGTCCTACGACACAGTGATGAAGAGCCAGGAGCACAGTGAGCAGCTTTAACCCCTCACTCCGGTGGACGTCTTTACTTACTGTGCGAGTGCCTTTTGTCTTCGGTTCTTGAATGAACAGTCGGTGCTATCGATGAACTCTCTGCAAGGGGCCTCTTACGTGCCTTAAGACGGCCCCCCTGAATCCAAACACAGGccaagaaacaggaagagactcCAGCTGGTGAAAGACTTGATATTTGTACAGACTGTGTCCCTGTGTGGCCTCTGTCtactaaaagtgtgtgtgattgattcTGAAAGGAATTGAAATGATCACAACTGCTTCACTCTGTACACGAAGGGCCTCTCTAGAGTCCAGCTTTATGTAATTTTTACAACAAAGCAAGGGATTCACGTCAACAGCTTGGCTACAAGCCTCCTGTGGACACCTATTTAGGAAATTTTATTGGCCTGCTTGAATTTATGTGACCTACTACTGTGGCTGCACAGCACTATCCTTCAAACACGATAAGAACTTTCTTCCCAGCTCCTCTTTGCATCTGCACTCTTTCATGTCATGCATTTGTACGAGGTACACTGACAGCTTACTCCAATGCAAAGTGCCTTAACCGGTGACAGCAGAATGTCAACAGCAGTGTTATTTATCTTTCAGCTTTGTATCCTGTGTTTGCAGAATGTCCATTGTGAATTCTATGTTGTGATGTTACTATAAACTTGAGTAAATGAATAGCTGCGGAGTTCTCTGTGGGCGGTGTCGACTTACAAATCATGGattgtttatttaaaagagGGAAACCCCGGAAAGGCGGAGAAGAGAAATGTCGActtatttaaaacatgtctaAACCAAGCAAACATAAACACTCGACTCAACGCTGATCAGAAGCTCAGTTGCGAGTCTGCTTTTAGCCAGCAGCTTGAGGCAAGGTGACCTATCaggtgcacacacgcacacacacacacacacacacacacacacaca
This window encodes:
- the LOC139287303 gene encoding uncharacterized protein encodes the protein MPSLHHGAILIGAFLIVTGGSTAFLSSSQSRLQAFSLCCVVLGVVMLILGLFWAMNSKSATNYNQREFDPECPHYPYDYPNFGSHALFTPPGSRFPESQSAFLPRTMERHRQGARGEEFDYPPMDPGGFSPSPHPPPWQEPPPPYEVAIKTTCSSTHLRRAYSDTHLATEPLFGQSREISFEV
- the LOC139287712 gene encoding uncharacterized protein; translated protein: MALCVGLPHHSAPLFGVGLFLGLGGVGLLVCGLCMAMKNLQVAVPGHFLLHPRTGTRFSPQQALAIQRRLDRIRREMSEDSVSGRPEPEPSLPSTPPPWTMEPPPSYDTVMKSQEHSEQL